A region from the Aegilops tauschii subsp. strangulata cultivar AL8/78 chromosome 5, Aet v6.0, whole genome shotgun sequence genome encodes:
- the LOC141022800 gene encoding uncharacterized protein, with product MVGQNGNQNGHHSKLSNFQRNKPPSFSQVIDPLDVDDWLRTIERKLEIAHTVDGDKVPFATHYLEGAAAIWWDNAKAIWPADEEITWKKFKDHFRKYHIPTRIMKIKQREFLSLTQGSMTVNEYLNKFNHLARYSLHDVATEEWKIDRFIGGLNQHLRCTLSMFDFPDFLTLVNKALIT from the coding sequence atggttgggcagaatggaaaccaGAATGGCCATCACTCCAAGCTGTCGAATTTTCAGCGAAACAAGCCTCCCAGCTTCAGCCAAGTTATTGATCCATTGGACGTCGACGACTGGCTAAGGACTATTGAGAGGAAATTGGAGATTGCTCACACTGTAGATGGAGACAAGGTTCCCTTCGCAACGCATTATCTCGAAGGAGCTGCCGCaatatggtgggataatgctaaGGCAATATGGCCCGCGGACGAGGAAATTACTTGGAAAAAATTCAAGGACCATTTCCGCAAGTATCATATTCCCACCAGAATTATGAAAATCAAGCAGCGCGAATTCCTCTCCCTCACTCAAGGCAGCATGACAGTCAACGAGTATCTAAATAAATTCAACCACTTGGCccgctattctctccacgatgtggCGACAGAAGAATGGAAGATCGACAGGTTTATTGGAGGACTGAATCAGCATCTCAGGTGCACTCTCAGCATGTTTGATTTTCCGGACTTCctgactctggtgaacaaggctcTCATCACATAA